In the genome of Bubalus kerabau isolate K-KA32 ecotype Philippines breed swamp buffalo chromosome 8, PCC_UOA_SB_1v2, whole genome shotgun sequence, one region contains:
- the LOC129658495 gene encoding histone H2B type 1-F/J/L-like isoform X3 — protein sequence MCINGIIFDDVPEPAKSAPAPKKGSKKAVTKAQKKDGKKRKRSHKESYSVYVYKVLKQVHPDTGISSKAMGIMNSFVNDIFEHIASEASCLAHYNKHSTITSREIQTATRLLLPGELAKHTVSEGTKAVTKYTSSK from the coding sequence ACGTGCCTGAACCAGCTAAGTCTGCTCCTGCCCCTAAAAAGGGCTctaaaaaagctgtgaccaaggccCAGAAGAAGGACGGCAAGAAGCGCAAGCGTAGCCACAAGGAGAGCTACTCCGTGTACGtgtacaaggtgctgaagcaagtCCATCCAGACACTGGCATCTCGTCCAAGGCCAtgggaatcatgaactccttcgtcAATGACATTTTCGAGCACATCGCTAGTGAGGCATCGTGCCTGGCGCATTACAACAAGCACTCGactatcacatccagggagatccagaccgCCACgcgcttgctgctacctggggagctggccaagcacaCTGTGTccgagggcactaaggctgtcaccaagtataccagctccaagtaa